A window from Anaerolineales bacterium encodes these proteins:
- the ssb gene encoding single-stranded DNA-binding protein, protein MFHKVILVGNLGRDPEMRYTPGGQAVTNLSVATNRTYTDSGGNTVKQTVWFRVSVWGKQAESCHQYLRKGRPVLVEGRLNPDDNGNPRIWNAQDGAPRASYEVTAETVRFIGGREDGGTAAEEGGPGAGPETEDEIPF, encoded by the coding sequence CGGGCGTGATCCGGAGATGCGCTACACGCCCGGCGGCCAGGCGGTCACCAACCTTTCGGTGGCCACCAACCGCACCTACACCGACAGCGGCGGGAACACGGTCAAGCAGACCGTATGGTTCCGGGTCTCGGTGTGGGGCAAGCAAGCCGAGAGCTGCCACCAGTACCTGCGCAAAGGGAGGCCGGTGCTGGTGGAGGGCCGCCTGAACCCCGATGACAACGGCAACCCGCGGATCTGGAACGCCCAAGACGGCGCCCCTCGGGCGTCCTACGAGGTCACGGCCGAGACCGTGCGCTTCATAGGCGGGCGGGAAGATGGCGGCACGGCCGCCGAGGAAGGCGGCCCCGGCGCCGGTCCAGAGACTGAGGACGAGATTCCGTTCTAG
- a CDS encoding DUF3467 domain-containing protein encodes MSKNDAAQPPNQVQVQLPSNLDPVYANFALITHSPSEIVIDFAQLMPQMPQARVRARIVMTPMNAKLVLRALGERIGRFEALFGEITIPEGSGLADQLFRARGGDAPEGEEPRGSA; translated from the coding sequence GTGAGCAAGAACGATGCGGCCCAGCCCCCCAACCAGGTCCAGGTGCAGCTGCCATCCAATCTGGATCCGGTGTACGCCAACTTCGCCCTGATTACCCACTCGCCGTCCGAGATCGTGATCGACTTCGCCCAGCTCATGCCCCAGATGCCCCAGGCGCGCGTTCGGGCGCGAATCGTGATGACCCCCATGAACGCCAAGCTGGTGCTGCGTGCCCTGGGCGAGCGGATCGGCCGGTTCGAGGCGCTGTTTGGAGAGATCACCATCCCAGAAGGTTCCGGCCTGGCAGACCAGCTCTTCCGCGCCCGAGGCGGGGATGCCCCCGAAGGGGAGGAACCGCGTGGATCAGCTTGA